Genomic window (Gemmatimonadota bacterium):
GCTTCGGAGCCGACTGCGACGTCGGCCTCGCCACGGAGCACGGCGGCGGTCGGCATCAAACGCAATTGCAGATCGTGCGCCAGGGTGAGCTCGTGCTCGAGCCGCTGCCGTTCGGTCTCGCTGGCTACCAGCCGGGCATTTTCGAGCGCTGCCCCGATTTGCGTCGCGACTGCGGCCACAAGTTTCGTTTCCGCACGGGTGAACGATCCCCCGCCGGCGCGATCGGCGAGGGCGAGAGTGCCGACCACGCGCGCTGGCTGCCCTGCGGCCGCATAGACAATCGGCACCGCGAGCACTTCCCCAGGCACCCACTGCGGCTGGACACCGGTTTCGATTCGACCACTGCGAAAGGCGCGTGAGACGACGGCATCGGGATCATCGACACGCACCGCTGCCGGGATGATTCCGTCTGCGCTGCCGATGGTCGCAACGATCGACAGCCGTGCCGTCGCTTCGTGGTGAATGCGAAGCCCCGCCCGTCGCGCCCCAACCACGGCCGTGACCTCGCGGAGGATCAGGGCGGCCACTTCGTCAACGGCACGCGCCCGGCCGAGCAATTCGCCGATGGTGTAGAGCAGGTCGATCTCTTCGTACCGCGCGGCAAGCTCGCCCGTGAGCGAGGTGGTCGTCTGGTCGGCATCGAGGAAGAGCTGCACGAGCGGAAGCAGGCGTGCGGCAAGATCGTCGCAGCGCGCGTCGGCGTCGGGAAGAATTTCGAGGAAGAGTCCGGGTGCGTCAGGGATGGCGTGCCACGCCGCCGCATCCTGGCCGACGCCACGTGGCGCACGCGGAGCTGTCGCGCCGGGCATCGAGCCGGCGACGAGTTGCCAGCGTTCGCCGTCGAGCCGCCAGAGTCGCAGCGTCGCCCCAGCGAGCGCCCCCAAAGGCGCCAGCGCGCCGCCGAGGTGACTCAGCAACGGGTGAGCGTCATCCAGATGGTGTTGCCTCGATCATTGAAGGCGACGTGATCGGCGAGGGAGCGAATCATGAAGAGCCCGCGTCCCCGCGTCGAATCGAGCACGGCATCGTGGGTCGGATCGGGGACAGCGGCAGGGTCGAAGCCCTCGCCCTCATCCGAGACGGCAATGATGATCCGATCTCGCTGGAATTCGATATCGACGGTCACCCGCCGGGCAGGATCATTGCGATTGCCGTTGACCATCGCATTGGCGACGGCTTCGGCCACAACGGTGCAGAGTCGGAACTGGGTGCGGGTCGAAACGCTCGCGACCGTCCGGCAGCAAGAGACGACTGCTTCCACAACGACGCCAACTTGCGACACGTCGGTCGGCAGCTCGACGCGGAAGCACTCGCGACCATCGGAGTCGCGGGAGGCGACACGGGCAGCGGTGACCATCGTCCGTTCAGAAGCCCGCGAGCGCCTCCGAGGCCGTCTCGGAGATGGTGAACAGCGTGTCGAGCTTGGTGAGTTCGAAGAGTGAACGGAGGTCTTCGTTCAGCCCGGCGAGTCGGAGATCACCACCGGCCTCCCGCACCTTCTTGCTGATCGACACCAGCGCGCCAAGCCCGGAGGAATCGATATACGCCGTGCCGGAGAAATCGAGCAGGAACTTGCGTTGACCCTGATCGATGGCATCCTGCATCAACTGCTTGAGGTCCTGCCGGTTTGCCACGATCAGCTGCCCTTCGACCGCCACGACGGTCACTCCGCCAGCATCTCGATTTGCTGAAAACGCCATCGCCGTACTCCTCGGTTCAGTGCTGTCGGGCGGCCGCTTGCAGCGCCACCATCGCGATCACATCCACAATATCGTCCGGCGAGGCCCCGCGCGACAGGTCGGACATCGGCTGCGCGAGTCCCTGGAGGAGGGGTCCTGCCGCACTCGCACCCGCCAGCCGCTCGGTCAGCTTGTAGGCAATGTTGGCCGCATCGAGCGAGGGGAAGACCAGCACATTGGCCTGGCCCCTGACCGGCGAGTCGGGACATTTCCGCTGGGCCACCTCGGGGACAATGGCTGCGTCGAGCTGCAGTTCCCCGTCGGCCACGACCTCCGGCGCCATGGTGCGGAAGCGAGCGAGCGCCTGCTGCATTCGTTCGGGATCGGCCCCACCGGCGCTTCCCCGCGTGCTGTAGGACAGGAAAGCCACCACCGGCGTGTCGCCTACAAGCGCCCGACGATCAGCGGCTGCGGCCATGGCGGCATCGGCGAGCTGGTCCGCTGTCGGCATCGGCAGGACGGCGATATCGGTGTAGGTCAGCACCCGACCATCGGGGAGGCCGTGGTACATCGCCGAGGTGACCGTGCCGAGCCCCGGTCGCAAGCCGATACACCAAAGCGCTGCGCGCACGACGTCTGCCGTCGTGGATACTGCGCCAGCGACGCACCCTTCGGCCTCACCGAGCGCCACAAGCGCCGCGGCGAAGCGGAGGGGATCGTGAGCCAGCTCGCGGGCGTGGGCGGGATCTCGGACCGCCTTGGGACGACGCGCCAGAAGGTGGGAGGCGACTCGCGAAAACGCCGGATGATCGGTGGCCTTCCAGCCCGTGCTTCCAAGCAGCTCCGGTTTCCCGAGACCAAGGCGCTGCATCTCGGCAGCGGCAGCCACAATTCGCGGATCATCGCCTTCGGGCAGGACGATCCTGGCACGAGTTCCCGCGGCGCGCGACCGGAGTCGCTCGCTGAAGTTCACGTACCGAACCGCTGCTTCAGCGCGGCCGCGACGGCAGGATGGACGAGGCCGTCGAGGTTGCCGCCGAACCGGGCCGCCTCTCGTACCAGAGAGGATGACAGATACGTGAGGTCCACCGCCGGGACGAGGAAGACTGTCTCGAGCTCGGGGTTCAATCGGCGATTCATCAGCGCCATCTGGAACTCGTATTCGAAATCGCTCACGGCGCGCAATCCGCGCACCGCCATGGTGGCCCCGCGATCACGGGCAAAGTCGGCCAGCAAGCCGGAGAAGGAGGCCAGCTCGACGCGCGGTTCATCCCCGACGGCGACCTCGAGCAGGCGCAGGCGTTCGTCCACATCGAACAGCGGCTGCTTGTTGGGGTTGATCGCGACCGCCACAATGAGCGTGTCGGCGAGCCCGATCGCGCGACGGATGAGATCCTCGTGGCCACGCGTCGGCGGATCGAACGAGCCGGGATAGATGGCGATGCGAGTCATGGGGCCCGGAAGAAAGTGACGGCGACATCACCCCAGCGACGAGTCTCGCCGCCAGGAATGGTCACCTTGGACGAATGTTCCACGGCCAGGACTGGTGCGAAGGCGAGCTGCTGCCAGCGGGCCACCAGTTGCTCCGCAAATGTCTCCGCAAACGGCGGATCGGCAAGTGCCACATCGAAGGCGCCTGCCTCGAGGCCCGCCGCAAACCGGATCGCGTCATGCCGCAACACGGTGCACTGGGCCTCGGCGTTGAGCCCCGCAACATTTGCCTTCAGCGCGTTGAGCGATGGCGTATTGAGCTCGACGAATGTGGCGTGGTCGGCGCCGCGCGAGAGTGCTTCCAGTCCGAGCGCGCCGCTGCCGGCGAAGAGGTCAACGACCCGCGCACCATGGAGTTCGGGGCCGAGGATGTTGAGCCACGCCTCGCGCACGCGCTCAGCGGTCGGGCGCACGCGCGCGTCGCGCGGTGTCGTGAGGCGCCGGCCACCCCAGGTCCCGCTCACGATGCGTGTCACGCGGCCCCCGGTGGGGTCAACGCCACGACCCGGGCCTGCAGTGAAGAACGACCCTGGAACTCGTTCCGCTCGAGTCGGAACGCCACATCGACCATGCCATCACCAAGCCATGCGACGCGATCGGCCCAGTTGAACGCGATGGCATCGAGATCGCGACTCCCGCTGTGGAGCACACACTTGAGATGGTTGCTGCCGACTGTCCGCGCCCCTTGCAACCGAACCTGTCGCGCACCATAAACCGGCGATGGATTTCCCATCCCGCACGGCTCGAGGTAGCGACCAAGGCGTTCCAGGTCGTCGGTGACATCGTCAAGCGAGAGTTCGAGATCGACCCGCTGACTCGAGCCGAGGTCGGCGTGCGTCAACTGCGAACGTGCGATGTCGTTGAAGCGCGTGCGAAAGTGCCCGACCTGATCGTGGCGAATCGTGAGTCCGGCCGCCATCCGATGGCCCCCAAAGCGTTCCAGCAGATCGCCACAGGCGGTGAGGGCAGTGTGCAGGTCGAACGCGTCGATACTGCGCCCGCTCCCCTTCCCCATCTCCCCGTCGAGGCCGATCAGGAATGCCGGGCGGCCGAAGCGTTCGACCACGCGCGAGGCCACGATGCCGATGACACCGGCGTGCCATCCTCGGGCGGCGAGAACGAGTCCGACATGCTCCTCGGGATCGGCGTACTCGCGCTCGATCATCACGAGTGCCTCGTCGAGAATCCGCTGGTCCATTGCCTGGCGTTCGCGATTGAGCTCTTCAAGTCGACCGGCAAGCTGCGTCGCCTCACGCTCATCATCGGTCAGCAGGAGCCGCAGCCCATCCTTCGCATCGGCGATCCGCCCAACCGCATTCAACCGCGGGGCCAGAATGAAGCCAACCTGCCCGGCACGGAGCTCCATTCCTGTCAGCTTTGCCGTCTGGAGCAGCGCGCGCCAACCGGGCCAGCGCGATTCGGCGAGCACGCGGAGCCCGTGCTTCACCAGAATCCGGTTCTCGCCCGAGAGCGGTACCACGTCGGCAACCGTCGCGACCGCGACATAGTCGAGCAGGTGCATCGGCAGTCCCGCCGGCAAGCCGAGTGGCTCGACGAGGGCCTGGACCAGCTTGAAGGCGATTCCGGTGCCGCACATCATCTCGAGTCCGGAAGTATCGCCCGGTTGCTGCGGATCGATGACCGCATCGGCTGCAGGTAGCACGGCACCCGGCAGGTGATGGTCGGTCACCACGACACGAAGCCCGGCCGCCTTCGCCGCCGCGACGGCCTCGACCGCCGTGATACCACAATCGCAGGTGACGATGAGTCCAGCGCCAACGCGCTGCGCCTCGCGAAGTCCTGCGGCGCCGAAATCGTAGCCATCGGTGAGGCGATGCGGCACGAACGGGTGGACGATGGCGTCGCCCGCACGCAATGCCCGTGTCAGCAACGCAGCGGCGCACTGACCGTCGACGTCATAGTCGCCATGGACCAGGATCGGGACGTTGGCACGCACCGCCGTGGAGATGACTTCCACTGCGGCGGACATTCCGGTGAGGCGATAGGGATCAGCCAGGGAGTCGAGCGGTGGGCGGAGGAACGATCGCGCGATGTCTATGCCACCAAGGCCTCGCTGCACCAGCAGCGCTGCGAGCGGCATCGGCAGGGAGAGCGCGGTGGCAAGCGTTCGCGCAGCCTCCCCGTCGGGGGCCGGCGCGAGGCGCCAGCGCGGCGCCATGGTCAGACCGTGACCTCGGCGAGATACACGATCGCGCCGCACATTTCACAACCGTCGAGCAGCAACCCCTCGGCCTGCAGCCGGCCGATCCGCGACCGCGGAATCGCGGTGAAGCACGCGGTGCAGGTCGCATGTCCCTGCGGATTCCCGGCCGGGACGAGAATTTCGGTGGTGCGTGATCCACGGAGACGGTCGTAGCGAATGCGCAGCGGCCGATCGAGCTGGCTCGCGGATGCTTCGCGTTCGGCCTTCGCTTCGGCAAGCTCACCGGCGAGCGCCGACATCCGCTCGTCGAGAACCGCACGGGCCGCCAGCTGTTCCGCCTCGAGCGTTGCCAGGCGCTCATGCGCGCCCTTCACCGCGCCAGCGCGCGTCGAGGCATCTTCCGACAACCGGAGCCACTCCCCCTCTTCCTGCGTCAGGATCGAACGCCCGAGTTCGACGTCGGCCATCAGCTGGGCCGCAACGCGCGGGTTCCGTTCCTGCTCGAGTCGCTGACGTCGCGCTTCGTGCTTCGCCCGCTGTGCCTCGAGCTTGCCACCGACATCGTCGCGGCGACGCGCGATATCGTCGGCGGTGCGCGTCGCCGACGCGATCTCCGAGCGGACACGGTCGAGCACGACATCGAGCGCAGCACGCTCCGCCGCGATCTCACTCACGCGTTCGTTGATCTCGGCGAGACGGCGGTCCTTGATCTGGACGTCGAGCAACTTGGGAAGATCCGGATGCATCGGTGTTACTCCTCGGGTGGCATAGCACCGGGGCCGCTGCGCGACCTCGGGGTAGTGGCAAGATACAACCTAAACCGCGCCTGACCTTCCTTGCTGAGCGCCTGCCAGCGCCGGCGACGCTCGACCGGATCCACCTCTGACGCGATATCAGGGAAGTGGTGAATTTCCTCCAGCGCCTCGAGCGCGCCAACATACTCCCGATCGACATCGTACCCTTCCGGGGCACCGCCCGCCGCGGTGAGTCGCTCCCAGGCGTCCCGGGCCCGCTCATCGAGCACCGGAAGCGCGTCCCCGATCGGGGCATCGTCGGGCAACGCGGCGAGTGCGCCGTAAATCCGCCGGAATGCCGCCACGGTGAACCGGTCGGTGGGAATCTCCTCACGAGCCCGGGCGAGCCATTCCGGTCGGAGCAGCAGCAGCCGGAGCAGTTTGCGCTCGATTTCAGCGCCGGGGGGCCTGGGGCCACGGTCCACCACGGGGCGCTCAGCCGGTCGTGACGGAGCGCTGGGCGCGTCCACCACGGGACGCGGCGTCTCATAATGGGGCTTGCTGGCGACATCGGTCGCTACAACCTCGCGGGGAATTCCAAGCCGTTCAGCTACCCGGCTGATATAGAGCTCCCGGGTGACCGGATCGGCCGCTGCCCGCAACGTCGGCAGGAGCCGATCGAGCGCTTCTCGCGCGCGTCGTACGTCGCTGAACCATCCCTTGAGTTCAAGGAGGTGCAGCTTCCGCTCGAGCAGGTCCACGGCGTCCTGCAGGATCGGTTCGAGGGCGCCGGCGCCGCCGCGCTGGACCACGGTGTCAGGGTCATCCCCAGACGGCATGGTGGCGACCCGGACCCGCACGTTGTGCGCGATCAGGACATCGCCCGCCCGGAACGTGGCCTTGAGCCCGGGGCCGTCGCTGTCATAGAGGAGGATCACCTCTTCACTGTAGCGCTTGAGCAGAGTGGCCTGCGCCTCGGTCAGCGCCGTACCGAGGGGAGCGACGACGTTATCAATGCCCGCCAGTGCGAGCCGCAGCACATCGAAGTACCCTTCGACGACCACCGCAAAGCCAGCCTTCCTGATCGCGTGCTTCGCGAGATGGATGTGATAGAGCTGTTCGCCCTTGTGGAAGATCGGCGTCTCCGGGGAGTTGAGATACTTCGGCTCCCCTGCCCCGAGAATCCGACCGCCGAACGCAACGGTGCGACCACGCAAATCGTGGATCGGAAAAATCAACCTTCCGCGGAACCGCGAGTAGAAGGTGCCGTCGTCGCGGCGCATCACCAGCGCCGCCTCGAGCATCGCTTCATCGCGGATCCCGAGCTGCTTCATCGCTGCAAAGAGTTCATTGCCGCGCGGTGCATAGCCGAGCCCGAGTTCCGCGGCCGCATCGAGTGAGAACTGACGCTCGAGCAGATAGCGCCGGGCGGTCTCCGCTTCGGGGTTGTCGCGCAGCTGGGCGGCGAACCAGCCCTGCGCCGCGTCCGCCGCCTGATAAAGCGGCTCGCGCGGGTCCGGGCCGATCCGCTCGGTCGCCTCGGGAATCACGATCCCGTACCGCCGCGCGACTTCGCGCACCGCGGTGGGATAGTCCATCCCGAACCGCTCGCGATACCAGGTGAACACATCACCTGCCGCGTGGCAGACGAAGCAGTAATAGAGATTCTTCTTCGGAATGACCGCGAAGTTGCGGCCGGTGCCGTTGTGGAAGGGACAAGGACCACGATAGTCGCTTCCCTGCCGCTTCAGCTGGACGGATTCCTGCACAATCTCCAGCAGATCAGCCGTGTCGCGGACGCGCTCGATCAGCTCATCGGGAATGCGTGCCATTACTTGAACACCGCGATCGTCACGCCGGTGCCACCCTGCTGCCGTGGGGCGAACTCGAACGACGCGACCCGCCGGTCGCCCTTCAGCAGACGCTGGACAACATCACGGAGCACGCCGGTTCCCATGCCGTGAATGATACGAAGGTGCGGCTGCTCGGCGAGCGTTGCCCCGTCGATGGCCGCATGGACCATTGACTCCGCCTCGTCGGCGCGCATCCCGAGCAGGTTGATCTCGTAGGCCGCCTCCCGCGCGGGGTCATCGCCCGACGTTCGCTCCGGCTTCGGCGCAGCCGTGCGCCCGGTCTTGGCCAGGAGCACCAGCGACTTCGCGGCAACGACGAGGCGCATCGTTCCGACCATCACCACGGCCTTGCCATCGCTCCTCAGCTCCGCGACCTCTCCCACCGATCCGGTAGTCAGGCGCACACGCGCGCCCACGGCGAGGCGCTCCCCTGCGCCAGCCGGCAACGCATCCGGTTCATCGAGTCGCCGCGTCTCCTCGCGCACGCCTTCCTCAAGGATGCGTCGCGCCTCGCGCGCCGCTGCCTCGTCGGCCGCACCCTTCGCGAGCGCCAGCGCCTCCTCGACTCGCTTGCGCGCTTCGAGCAGGTACGCCTTCGCCTGTCGCGCACGATCGCGCTCGGCCTCCTTCTCCTGCCGTCGCAATTCATTCTCGCGTGCCTGCTGCGATGACTCGGTAACGCCAGCGACCGCCTCACGCCGATCGACTTCGATTGCTCGTTCCACGAGGGCACTTTCTTCGCGGGTCAGTGCCTGCTCGCGTGCCTCGACCGTCGCAAGGAGCCGATCGAGTTCTCGTTCCGCCTCAGGGACAAGTGCCTCGGCCTGGGCGAGCACCGCGGCATCCACGCCGAGACGACGCGCAATCGCCAGTCCGTAGGATCGTCCAGGAATTCCCTTGGTGAACCGGTACGTCGGCGACAGCGTCGTGGCATCGAAGTGGAGCGAGCCGTTGACCACGCCCGGCACACGCATCGCCAGCGACTTGAGCGTACCGAGGTGCGTGGTGGCCAGGGTCAGCGTGCCGCGCCGCGTGAGCGTTTCGAGCACGGCCATCGCAAGTGCGCCACCTTCCGCGGGGTCAGTCCCCGATCCCACCTCGTCGAGCACCACCAGCGTGGCATCGTCGGCAGCATCGAGGATGCGACGGAGCTCGGCCACATGGGCCGAAAAGGTGGAGAGATCGGCTGCGAGCGATTGATGGTCGCCGATGTCGACGAAGATCTGGCGCACGACGGGAAGCACGCTCGCGGCGCCAAGCGGCGGCACGATGCCGCTCTGGGCGAGCGCGAGCATCAGGCCGGTCGCCTTGAGCAGCACCGTCTTGCCCCCGGTGTTCGGCCCCGAGATGAGCAGGGTGCGCTCACCCGGATCGAGGACCAGGTCGAAGGGCACCACGGCGATGCCGCGCGCGAGAAGCAGCGGGTGTCGCGCGTTGCGCAGGGCGAGCGTGCCCCCGGCAGGCGCGATCACCGGCACTTCGCCCTCGGTCTCGAACGCCCATCGCGCCCTGGCCACGATGGTGTCGACCTCGACGGCCACATGGTGCAGTGCCTTGATCGTCTCGCGACTCGGCCGCAGTGACTCGGTGAGTTCCCGCAGCACTTTCAGGGTCTCGCGCTCCTCGGCGATTACCGCAGCGCGCACGGCGTTCCCCAGTTCGATCGCGGCGCTCGGCTCGATGAAGAGTGTCCCGGCACTTCCGGATTCATCATGGATGATTCCTTCGGGGCGCGATCGCGCGTCACGACGCACCGGAATCACATACCGGCCGCCGCGCATGGTGACCGTTGCTCCGCCCGGCACCGCCGCGCCATCGAGGTCGCGCAGGAGCGTCTCGAGTCGGCGCACGAGGCGCTCGCGGGCCGCGTGCACCTCACGGCGCGCTGCGGCCAGCGCCGGCGAGGCACTGTCGAGCAGTTCGCCGTCGTCACCGATCGAGCGATCCAGCAGTCGTTCGACTGAACGATCCACAGGAGGCACCCGCAACATCGCCAGTCGCGGGCAGGCGTCTGCGACACGCTCGAGTTCGTTCGCGATGGCCCGGCCGGCGGCAAGTGTGAGCTTCACATCGGCGAGTTCGCCCAGCTCGAGGACACTGCCGTCCACACGCAGCCGGCCGAGCGCACCACGCAGCTGCGGCACGGGAGCGACGGCGATCGACTCACCGCGCCGCAGGAGCGCCAGCAATTCTCCTACATAGGCGAGTTCGAAACGGATCCAGTCGGCATCCGTGCTGGGACGTCGCGCGCGAATCGCTTCCGCGCCCAACGGACCAGCCGAATATTCCGCCACGACCTCGAGCGCGACTTCGAACTCGAGCGAGTCAAGCGCATCAGCGGAGTGGGCAGGGTCCAATGGCGACGGGGTGCCGTCCTCGACAAAGGACCGCACCCCGTGCGTGGCCAACGATGGAGCGGTCATCCCTGCTGCAGTGCCTCTCGAGCAATCTGGTTGATCACCTTGCCGTCCGCCTTCCCCTTGAAGCGGGTCATGAGGGCCGCCATCACCTTGCCCAGATCGGCCGCGCCCGCAGCAATCGCTTCGCGTGCGGCAGCCCGGATCTCTTCGGGATCGGCCTCGGCAGGCAGGTAGGCGCGGAGGACGCCGATTTCGTATTCCTCCTTGCCGACAAGATCGAGTCGCGCCGCCTTGGTGAACTGCTCCACCGAGTCGAGGCGCTGCTTGATCTGCTTGCGGAGGATGTCGGCGATCTCATCGTCGGTCGGCTCTCGGCCGAGTTCGATCTCGCGGTTCTTGAACGACGAAAGGACCGTCCCCAGTACCAGGGTCCGGTCCTTGTCTGACGCCTTCCGCGCACCGACCTGATCGGCGCGCAGACGGGCGGCAATCTCAGGCATGCGAAGGGCGACGACGCGTCTTGCGCTGCGCGGCGTTCATCTTGCGCTTCCGCTTCTCGCTGGGCTTCTCGTAGTGACGATGCTTGCGGAGATCCGACAGGATCCCGGCCTTCTCGCACTTCTTCTTGAAGCGCTTCAACGCGCGCTCGAAGCTTTCATCCTCGTGGATGACGACTTCCGACATTAAAAATCACCCCTCTCTAGCTCCGGTCAGGGAGCGGTTGGTGCATAGCAGGGGAAAGATTAACGGCCGGACGGGGCTGAGGCAACCTTCATCCAGGGGGCCAATGGAGCTGGCGGCCGCCCAGCAGGTGAAGATGAAGGTGCCCGACACTCTGCCCCCCGTCCCGGCCCGTGTTCATCACCAGGCGGTATCCACCTGCGGCGAGCCCGAGATCGGCGGCCACCTGGACCCCCAGGGACATCACCTCGCCCAAGGCCTCCTTCCCCCCCTCGCCCGTGGCGGTGGCCGCCGAGTCGAAATGGGTCAGCGGGATCACCAGGACGTGGACCGGGGCCTGCGGATTGAGGTCGCGGAACGCTAGCGCGTGGGCGCTCCGGCCGACGACCTGGGCGGGAATCTCCCCGGCTGCGATTCGGCAGAAGATGCAGTCACTCATCGCGTGAGCCTGGCGCGTTCGCGCTGTTGCAGGGTGAGGACGGCAGCAGCGGCCGTCGCCGTCTCGAAGCGAAGGATGTGCGGTCCGAACCAGACGCCGGTCGCGTCGAGTCGCTCGCGGAGCCAGGCCTCCTCGGCTGGCGTGAAACCACCCTCGGGGCCGATGACCCAGCCGACCGGCTCCTGCTCACGAAGCGGTGCCAATGGTGCGCCTGCCGGATCGCCGAAGAACCAGCGTACACCGCTGCCGGTGATACCAAGCTCGACGAGTGGCATCACGTCATCGAGCACCGGCAGCCACGGGTTCCCGGACTGCTTGCACGCTTCACGCGCGCGACGTCGTCCCTTCTCGACGCCGGCACCCCGCAGCCGACTCTCCACCTGTCGTGATCGCTCGGTCTCGACCGGGACAATCCGGGTGATGCCCAGTTCGCCGCACTGCTGCACCACCGAAAGGAAACGATCGCGGTCACCAGCGCCGAGTGCGACGACGAGGGTCGCCGGTTCGGGGAGATTCCGCAGCTCGGTCACCCTCGCGGACCAGCGCTTCCCATTACGCTCCAGAATTGCGGTCGCGACGCTCCCTTTTCCGTCGAGCAGTTCTACCGTTTCACCTTCGCGGCCACGGCGCACGTCGGCGTGGTGCGTTTCATCCTCGTCCAGTTCGAGGAGTGCCCCGACCAGCAGGACGCCCTGTTCGACAAAGAACCGCATCACGTCCGGCGCGCGGCGACGGCCCACCAGCCGGCGTCGCGAAGATCTTCGACGACCAAGAAGGCGTGGCGTTCGAGGACCGGGCGGAACAGCGACTCTTCGGCCTCTTCCATCCCGGAGAAGATCGCAAGTCCGCCGGGAACGAGCGCCTTCTCGATGCTGGGCATGAGAAGCGTGTTGACGGAGCGGAGAATGTTGCTGCAGACAATCTCGGCCGGCCCGGCCAGCACCCCGAGTTCGCCGGCATCTCCCACAAGAAAGGTGACCCGATCCGCCACGCCGTTTCTGCCGGCGTTCGCTTCAGCGATCGGAAACGCCTCGTCATCCACTTCGATACCGATCGCCGAGACGGCGCCAAGCTTGGCAGCAGCAATCGCCAGGATACCCGAACCACTGCCGAAATCGAGCACGCGTTGGCCTGGCACGAGATGCCGCTGGAGCAGCTCGAGCGCGGCGCGCGTCGAGCCATGCTCACCACTGCCGAAGGCCGACTCGGGATCAAGCGTAAGGACCACCTGATCGCCTGATGGCGTGACCGGTAACCATGATGGCGTCAGGGC
Coding sequences:
- a CDS encoding GAF domain-containing SpoIIE family protein phosphatase, which encodes MLSHLGGALAPLGALAGATLRLWRLDGERWQLVAGSMPGATAPRAPRGVGQDAAAWHAIPDAPGLFLEILPDADARCDDLAARLLPLVQLFLDADQTTTSLTGELAARYEEIDLLYTIGELLGRARAVDEVAALILREVTAVVGARRAGLRIHHEATARLSIVATIGSADGIIPAAVRVDDPDAVVSRAFRSGRIETGVQPQWVPGEVLAVPIVYAAAGQPARVVGTLALADRAGGGSFTRAETKLVAAVATQIGAALENARLVASETERQRLEHELTLAHDLQLRLMPTAAVLRGEADVAVGSEAAESLGGDFYTFSRLGRGRIGVMLGDVSSHGFSAAIIAAQVMATAGIHANSTTPPDETLALMHDALRDELSNTEMYLSVFYGILDPTAGRITYTNAGHPYAFRLPRFGEIERLAPTAPPLGLVDAGGFGRKIVPWRFTQDLLVLFTDGLVDQQNALGERFGEARVLARLEAERARTPAELKEMLLGEVGEFGGRPTDDRTLLILRM
- a CDS encoding ATP-binding protein, with translation MVTAARVASRDSDGRECFRVELPTDVSQVGVVVEAVVSCCRTVASVSTRTQFRLCTVVAEAVANAMVNGNRNDPARRVTVDIEFQRDRIIIAVSDEGEGFDPAAVPDPTHDAVLDSTRGRGLFMIRSLADHVAFNDRGNTIWMTLTRC
- a CDS encoding STAS domain-containing protein, encoding MAFSANRDAGGVTVVAVEGQLIVANRQDLKQLMQDAIDQGQRKFLLDFSGTAYIDSSGLGALVSISKKVREAGGDLRLAGLNEDLRSLFELTKLDTLFTISETASEALAGF
- a CDS encoding phosphate acyltransferase codes for the protein MNFSERLRSRAAGTRARIVLPEGDDPRIVAAAAEMQRLGLGKPELLGSTGWKATDHPAFSRVASHLLARRPKAVRDPAHARELAHDPLRFAAALVALGEAEGCVAGAVSTTADVVRAALWCIGLRPGLGTVTSAMYHGLPDGRVLTYTDIAVLPMPTADQLADAAMAAAADRRALVGDTPVVAFLSYSTRGSAGGADPERMQQALARFRTMAPEVVADGELQLDAAIVPEVAQRKCPDSPVRGQANVLVFPSLDAANIAYKLTERLAGASAAGPLLQGLAQPMSDLSRGASPDDIVDVIAMVALQAAARQH
- the coaD gene encoding pantetheine-phosphate adenylyltransferase codes for the protein MTRIAIYPGSFDPPTRGHEDLIRRAIGLADTLIVAVAINPNKQPLFDVDERLRLLEVAVGDEPRVELASFSGLLADFARDRGATMAVRGLRAVSDFEYEFQMALMNRRLNPELETVFLVPAVDLTYLSSSLVREAARFGGNLDGLVHPAVAAALKQRFGT
- the rsmD gene encoding 16S rRNA (guanine(966)-N(2))-methyltransferase RsmD → MTRIVSGTWGGRRLTTPRDARVRPTAERVREAWLNILGPELHGARVVDLFAGSGALGLEALSRGADHATFVELNTPSLNALKANVAGLNAEAQCTVLRHDAIRFAAGLEAGAFDVALADPPFAETFAEQLVARWQQLAFAPVLAVEHSSKVTIPGGETRRWGDVAVTFFRAP
- the recJ gene encoding single-stranded-DNA-specific exonuclease RecJ, with the protein product MAPRWRLAPAPDGEAARTLATALSLPMPLAALLVQRGLGGIDIARSFLRPPLDSLADPYRLTGMSAAVEVISTAVRANVPILVHGDYDVDGQCAAALLTRALRAGDAIVHPFVPHRLTDGYDFGAAGLREAQRVGAGLIVTCDCGITAVEAVAAAKAAGLRVVVTDHHLPGAVLPAADAVIDPQQPGDTSGLEMMCGTGIAFKLVQALVEPLGLPAGLPMHLLDYVAVATVADVVPLSGENRILVKHGLRVLAESRWPGWRALLQTAKLTGMELRAGQVGFILAPRLNAVGRIADAKDGLRLLLTDDEREATQLAGRLEELNRERQAMDQRILDEALVMIEREYADPEEHVGLVLAARGWHAGVIGIVASRVVERFGRPAFLIGLDGEMGKGSGRSIDAFDLHTALTACGDLLERFGGHRMAAGLTIRHDQVGHFRTRFNDIARSQLTHADLGSSQRVDLELSLDDVTDDLERLGRYLEPCGMGNPSPVYGARQVRLQGARTVGSNHLKCVLHSGSRDLDAIAFNWADRVAWLGDGMVDVAFRLERNEFQGRSSLQARVVALTPPGAA
- the dnaG gene encoding DNA primase gives rise to the protein MARIPDELIERVRDTADLLEIVQESVQLKRQGSDYRGPCPFHNGTGRNFAVIPKKNLYYCFVCHAAGDVFTWYRERFGMDYPTAVREVARRYGIVIPEATERIGPDPREPLYQAADAAQGWFAAQLRDNPEAETARRYLLERQFSLDAAAELGLGYAPRGNELFAAMKQLGIRDEAMLEAALVMRRDDGTFYSRFRGRLIFPIHDLRGRTVAFGGRILGAGEPKYLNSPETPIFHKGEQLYHIHLAKHAIRKAGFAVVVEGYFDVLRLALAGIDNVVAPLGTALTEAQATLLKRYSEEVILLYDSDGPGLKATFRAGDVLIAHNVRVRVATMPSGDDPDTVVQRGGAGALEPILQDAVDLLERKLHLLELKGWFSDVRRAREALDRLLPTLRAAADPVTRELYISRVAERLGIPREVVATDVASKPHYETPRPVVDAPSAPSRPAERPVVDRGPRPPGAEIERKLLRLLLLRPEWLARAREEIPTDRFTVAAFRRIYGALAALPDDAPIGDALPVLDERARDAWERLTAAGGAPEGYDVDREYVGALEALEEIHHFPDIASEVDPVERRRRWQALSKEGQARFRLYLATTPRSRSGPGAMPPEE